Proteins from one Cryptomeria japonica chromosome 4, Sugi_1.0, whole genome shotgun sequence genomic window:
- the LOC131874846 gene encoding dehydrin COR47-like — MYAFQIPESSKFLTGNLYVAGHTHVLVALAICVVHVGVGENHPTPVSHGHIGEPYSGPVSHEVHPAPVSQGPVEEDEGEKKTHEGGNTVKLREEGHVGQFHHDYVDEDNEEEDENGEKKKKKSKLPERHDKEEEEHGHRKAEEEAEKIEEKLPGHHKEEEKGH; from the exons ATGTATGCGTTTCAGATTCCAGAGAGCTCGAAATTTTTGACAGGAAATCTTTATGTTGCTGGGCACACCCACGTTCTAGTTGCACTAGCAATCTGCGTC GTACACGTAGGCGTAGGTGAGAATCATCCCACGCCTGTCTCTCATGGTCACATAGGAGAGCCTTACTCTGGGCCTGTGTCTCATGAGGTTCATCCTGCTCCTGTTTCTCAGGGCCCCGTGGAGGAGGatgaaggtgagaagaagacacaCGAAGGGGGGAACACGGTTAAGCTGCGTGAGGAGGGACACGTAGGCCAATTTCACCATGATTATGTGGACGAGGACAA cgaagaagaagatgaaaacggagagaagaagaaaaaaaagtcAAAGCTTCCTGAACGACATgacaaggaagaggaagaacatggTCATCGAAAGGCTGAAGAAGAGGCCGAAAAGATCGAAGAGAAGCTTCCTGGACACCACAAAGAGGAAGAAAAAGGGCATTGA